The DNA sequence CGAAACGCCCAGGCCGGAGCGGCCGCGGCGTAAATGACGCCGAAAAGCGCGGACGCGGGCAAAAGCAGCAACCCTACCGTCAGATTGAACCAGCCGAAGGCGGCCCCACGTTTGCCCTGCGGCGCGAGATCCGCCACCAGCGCCTTTTCCACGCCTTCTGTTGCGCCCAGGAACAGACCGTAAAAAGCAAACAGCACAAACAGGGCGGGGAGGCTCTCCCCCACAAGGCTCATGCCCGCATAAAAGGCCCCGTAGGCCGCGTAGCCGCAGGCAAGAACGGTCGTGCGGCCCAGCCTGTCGGAAAGGGCGGACAAGGGGACGGAGCTCGCCGCGGCCACGGCGGAGACTGCAGCCCAGAGCAAGGGGATGTACACCGCCTGCACGCCAAGCTCGCCGGCGCGCAGCAGCAGGAACATATTGGAAGAATTGCCCAAGGTAAAGAGGGCGGCCGCCAGCAGGTATTTTTTGAACGCCGGGGGCAGCGCCCGCAGTTTCCAGTCAAATCCCGACGCAAGGGCCTGTCGCGGCCCCGAAGATTCGTGCAGCCCCAGCGAGAGGCAGAAGCAAAGGAGCGCCGGGGCCAGGGCCCAGCAGAAGATCTCGCGCAACGGAAGCCCCCAGGCCAGAAGGCCCCAGGCCGCCAAGGGGCCGAGAACCGCCCCCGCATTGTCCATGGCCCGGTGCAGGCCAAAGGCCAGCCCCCGCCGCTCGCTTGCGACGCAGGAGGCCAGCAAGGCGTCCCTGGGCGAGGTGCGCAGCCCTTTGCCCACGCGGTCGGCAAACCGCACCGCCAGCACCCAGAACCAGCTGGTTGCAAGGGCAATGAGCGGGCGACCGAATCCGGCTACGCCATAGCCGAACACGATCCATGGCTTTGTTCTGCCGGTTTTATCGACAAGCAGGCCGGAAAAAAGTTTCAGCAGGCTTGCCGTGGCCTCGGCTATGCCTTCAATAAGGCCAAGGGAGCGCGACCCCGCGCCCAATATGGACGTAAGGTAGAGGGGAATAAGCGGATAAAGCATTTCGCTGGCGCTGTCGTTGACAAGGCTGATCAGGCCCAGCAGCCAGACGTTGCGCGGAAGGCTGAACAAGGCTCGCAGCACGGCGCACCTCCAGAATGGCGGACGACACAAGGCTTAGTTACGCTGTTAAGCGCTGAAACGAGCGTTCCGCAAACTTCGAGAATGCACATTCTCAACGTTAATCTGCCCCGTTGCGCAAGCACAATAATCCCCTAGAAAGGGCAAGTAAAGCGGGGAGAGGTGGCTATTATGCGCCCAATGGGGGCTTACGGCTGCACAGGCGGTAGTAGAAAAGCAGAATATAGAGCGGCACCAGGTAGGCCGCGGCCATCAGGGCCTCTGTGGCGCTGAAAAATTCCATGCAGACAATCATCAGCAGCACATTGTTGATAACCCCGCAGGAGATGAGGAAGGCCAGCTTAAGCTGCCGGGGCATGCCGCGGGTGAGGGGCAGAGCGGCCAGGGTCATGAGCAGGCAAAGCAGGCAGGCCGCCAGCAGGGCGCGGAGCATAAAGGCCGGGGACTGGCGCAGCAATCCGCTGTAGGCGCTGAAAATGGCGCAGTTGGAAACCACCACGGCCCCGGTAAGCAGCGGGAACTGCGCGTTCAGAAGCGCGGTGCGCAGCCGGTGCAGGTGCACGCGGGTCAGGTGGGCAGCCGCAAAAGGCAGCAGGATGGTCAGCGCCAGGGAAAAGCTCATCTTCCCCAGATGCAGGTGCTCCGGCATGGCCAGGGGGGCGAGGCCCAGCAGACGCAGGCCCGCGTCCGTGCCGGACAACAGCAGCGGCAAGGTCAGAGGCAGGAGCAAAGAAGTGGCAATGTTGCCCACCAGGATGAGCGCCGTGTTGCCGCCCAGCATGAGCGAAAAGACCGCCGCCATAACGCCCACGGGCGCGGCCCCCAGCAGCAGCGCGCCCAGGGCGAACTGCGGCATGCAGATCCGAAACACGGCAAAACAGACCAGCGCCAGCAAAACAAGACGATAGACGGTAAGGCGGCAGAGGGGCCCCTTCATGGTGCGCAGCTGGGCCTGCAGATCTTCCAGCCCTACGGCCAAAAAGCTCATGTACAGCATGAAGATAAGCGTGGTGCGCGGCATGGCGGCCAAGGGCTCGGCCAGACCTGGCAGGGCCACGCCTGCGGCCATGGAGGCCAGCGAGGCCGTGACCATGATGATGTCCTGGGGATTCATAAAAAACCTTACGCGGGACCGCCGCAGGTTTGGGGCCGAGGGCGGCGTGGATCGCAAGCGGGGAATAACGGCTTGCGAGGACGTTGCTTTTTGTCCCTGTGGTATAGCGGCATTCACATAGTTATGTGAGCTACCTACACCTTTTCTATGCGGCGCACAACAAACGGCAGTCTGCGAATTTTGCGGGTAAACAGGCGGACATTCATACCCGCGCGTCTTGCCCAGACGGCGCAGCCAGCGAGCAGGCGGGCATAAACAGATTGTAATTGAACGGGATCGCGCCGGGAAATTTCTGCAGAAGGGGCCTTGGCGGTATCTGGGCATGTCCAGGGGGGAAGCAGAATAGCGTCGGCGCTGTCACGCCCTTGCAGCCGCGGCATCTTTTGAATGTGCCGCTCGCAAGGCCCGCGCCAGCGCCTGACCACGCGGGCCGCTACGAAATGTGCGAAAAACTCTGGTCGCTACCTGTGACTGCGCCTGACCAGACAATGCCCGCACGTTTTTTTCAAAAAAATGGCGAAGTCTCGATCCTCAGGCGCCATTTGAGCCTCCTGGGGCAATCAATGCGGATATCTCCGGACCGAATTTTCCGCAGGCAGGCATCAAGATTCATCCGGCCGCAGGGCCAAGGCGAAACAATTACGCAGATCCGGAAGGTTGCTCTGGGGCACGCCAGCGTCAAGGAATATATCTTCCCAGTGCTGCGTGATCGTGCCTTTGAGTTCGTCAATAATAGCCTGGGCCTCAGCGGATTGTATGCCAAAGTGTCTGCCGGCAGCCAGCAGATTGCTTAATGTGGCTTTTCGTCCTTCCGGTCCGATGCCGAGATGCAAGGATCGGGGGCTGTCGTCCATGACCGGCTGTGGCACCACGTCATAGGCCGGAGAGAGCGCCCAGCCGGAGCGGCCATTGGAGGCAGGTTGAAGCAGAAAGCCATGGTTGCGCAAATGGTCGTCAGAGTTATTGCACAGTGCATTGAATGCCATGCGTCGATAAAGTTCCCGCATGTCATGGTGGGTTGCAGGCGCTGAATAAAAATCACGCCGCATGCTGGTGGCTATATCCGCATAGGTTGCCGGAGAGTCTGGCTTTGCTGCGCCAATCAGCGTCATTGCCGAGACAAAGGGGATGCGATGGACCGTGTCCGCGAGGCGTTTTCTGTCAAAGCGTTCAACCAGCAGAATATCCCGGTTCCCCAGGACCGTAATCCTTTTTGTTGCGGCCACGGTTATGCCGCACAGCGTTGCCAGAGCCATGGTTGCATGCTCAATACGGCATGTTGGCCAGGCCTCGCGCTCCTTGCTGAATTTGGCAATCCAGAATTTTCCCTCAGATTCAAATGACGCCTTCGGCCTTGCCCCGCCGATTGAAGAGCCTCTGACGAAGAAGCGCCTGTATTGCGGCTCAAGCTGGTCTGCCTGCTCAACATCGTCGGTCGCCATGAGCATGCCTTGAAGATTCAGGTCGGCTCCCGGGAGGTTCATGGCCCATGGGGGGGTATCTGTGAATGGGGGCACCTTGGGGGCGCTGCTGAAACCCAGGGCCCCGATCCTGTCTGGCCCAGCGTAGAGCATGTAATCGAAATCTGAGAGTCTGGCTCCTGAACCCTCTGCAGCGATATCAAGCAGGTGACGCCCCCAGTCGTCAGGGCAGGCATCAAGGATACCGTTAAAAAGAGCCCCGCCAAGCGGGCCTTCGTAAGTGTGCTCACGCTGAAGCGGCAAGGATATGGGATCAACGGCCACGGCGTCAGCCCGCTCCAGATAGCGGTTGGAATACTCAAACAAGCATTGACTGAAACGGCCGTCCTGATAGTACCGGATGCGGCCAGCTACAACAAACTGCCCATCCATGTGCATATGCACATATGCCTCGCGCGCGATCATTGCCAGGCTCCTCAAAAATCGTATGAAATCTTTTCTGGGGCTTTCTTGCCCTCCAGACGTCTGCGCTCATGCGCAAGTCCGATCATGTCCGTTTCCATGGCCGCCACCGTATTGATGTCGTTTTCAAGTCCAAGTGTGAGCAGGGCCGTGATGAGCGTTCCCATGCTTGTACCTGGTGTCCCGCGTTCAAGCCGCTGCAGTGAGCCCACTGACACCATCATGAGCTTGGCCATGGCATGCAGGGTCAGACCCCGACGCTTTCGCGCCAGCTTGATTCTGCGGCCAAGCTCCTCAAGTTTCGTTTGAGCCGTCGGGGGTAAGGCCGTGATAGATGATGATTTTTTAGTCATAAATAATACTTTTTTGACATTTTTTATCAATATATAGCTAATTCAGCGCTGGTCAAGGGGAAACTTTTTACCTCCCCCAAATTGTGTGATGGGTCAGAAAGAACAAATAGCTGCTCGCAACATGGCAATTTACTTAGAATGACATGCTGGAGCAAACGCTGCCATAGTGAAAATATTGTCGCGCGTCGAAGAAGAGCCGCTGAACTGTTTTTGCCTGCGCAGGGCTTGCCTGCACGTCGCCATCGTAGGGATTGTATACGCAGTGGACTGGTCAAAACAGATGGACTTCACGGTCTGTCGGTTCAGTTTTGGGAATTCTACCCATAAACGCTACTTCTTTTTGGGAGGATTACCTGAGCACTGAAACGGATCGACTTCGACGCAACGCTGCGCGGGTTGAGTTCATTGCCTGCATGGATGAAATCGAGCGCTTTCTTGCTCAAGGTTTCGACAAAAAAATGGTCCATGCGCGACTTGTGGAAGAGGGACGCATTTCTATGGCCTATGTGACGTTCTGCAAGCTGATCGCCAAATCCGCCAGTAATGCCCTGCATGTAGCCAGTCTGTATCCGGCTTCCTCGCAAGCGCTCACTAGGCCCGGCAATTTGAGCACGCCTCAGTCTGGCCTTTCCCGGTCAAACGTTCCAAAAGTCGCCAAGGTGGACGGAGAGACATTTAAGGACCCAAAGTCCGTTGATCTCAACTCTGTTTTTTAAGAAGGAGTAAATCTTATGGGCACAATCCATTTTATCCAACAGGGTAAAGGCGGCGTTGGAAAGTCTGTCGTCGCCGTGATCCTGTATCAAACCCTGACCGCACTCGGCAAAGATGTCGCGGCATTTGACACTGATCCGGTTAACGCCACGCTGTCCAGCTATGCAGAGTTCGGCGTCACCAGCCTCGATATTCTGAAAAATGACAACATAGACGCTAGAGCCTTCGATCAGCTTCTTGACGAGCTATTTTATCTGCCGGAACAGATGCACGCCATTGTGGACAATGGCGCGTCCTCATTTGTCGCCCTTGGAGCCTATATCAAAGAAAACGCCTTGCTCTCCCTTCTCCGGGAACAAGGGCACCAAGTCTTTTTTCATACGGTGATCACTGGCGGACAGGCTCTTGGCGATACGCTTTCCGGTTTGAA is a window from the Desulfovibrio legallii genome containing:
- a CDS encoding MFS transporter, which codes for MLRALFSLPRNVWLLGLISLVNDSASEMLYPLIPLYLTSILGAGSRSLGLIEGIAEATASLLKLFSGLLVDKTGRTKPWIVFGYGVAGFGRPLIALATSWFWVLAVRFADRVGKGLRTSPRDALLASCVASERRGLAFGLHRAMDNAGAVLGPLAAWGLLAWGLPLREIFCWALAPALLCFCLSLGLHESSGPRQALASGFDWKLRALPPAFKKYLLAAALFTLGNSSNMFLLLRAGELGVQAVYIPLLWAAVSAVAAASSVPLSALSDRLGRTTVLACGYAAYGAFYAGMSLVGESLPALFVLFAFYGLFLGATEGVEKALVADLAPQGKRGAAFGWFNLTVGLLLLPASALFGVIYAAAAPAWAFRFSAGCSLAAALLLVCLVRPAARGHSGL
- a CDS encoding symporter, with the protein product MNPQDIIMVTASLASMAAGVALPGLAEPLAAMPRTTLIFMLYMSFLAVGLEDLQAQLRTMKGPLCRLTVYRLVLLALVCFAVFRICMPQFALGALLLGAAPVGVMAAVFSLMLGGNTALILVGNIATSLLLPLTLPLLLSGTDAGLRLLGLAPLAMPEHLHLGKMSFSLALTILLPFAAAHLTRVHLHRLRTALLNAQFPLLTGAVVVSNCAIFSAYSGLLRQSPAFMLRALLAACLLCLLMTLAALPLTRGMPRQLKLAFLISCGVINNVLLMIVCMEFFSATEALMAAAYLVPLYILLFYYRLCSRKPPLGA
- a CDS encoding type II toxin-antitoxin system HipA family toxin, with product MIAREAYVHMHMDGQFVVAGRIRYYQDGRFSQCLFEYSNRYLERADAVAVDPISLPLQREHTYEGPLGGALFNGILDACPDDWGRHLLDIAAEGSGARLSDFDYMLYAGPDRIGALGFSSAPKVPPFTDTPPWAMNLPGADLNLQGMLMATDDVEQADQLEPQYRRFFVRGSSIGGARPKASFESEGKFWIAKFSKEREAWPTCRIEHATMALATLCGITVAATKRITVLGNRDILLVERFDRKRLADTVHRIPFVSAMTLIGAAKPDSPATYADIATSMRRDFYSAPATHHDMRELYRRMAFNALCNNSDDHLRNHGFLLQPASNGRSGWALSPAYDVVPQPVMDDSPRSLHLGIGPEGRKATLSNLLAAGRHFGIQSAEAQAIIDELKGTITQHWEDIFLDAGVPQSNLPDLRNCFALALRPDES
- a CDS encoding helix-turn-helix domain-containing protein; this encodes MTKKSSSITALPPTAQTKLEELGRRIKLARKRRGLTLHAMAKLMMVSVGSLQRLERGTPGTSMGTLITALLTLGLENDINTVAAMETDMIGLAHERRRLEGKKAPEKISYDF
- a CDS encoding TraK family protein, whose product is MGILPINATSFWEDYLSTETDRLRRNAARVEFIACMDEIERFLAQGFDKKMVHARLVEEGRISMAYVTFCKLIAKSASNALHVASLYPASSQALTRPGNLSTPQSGLSRSNVPKVAKVDGETFKDPKSVDLNSVF
- a CDS encoding nucleotide-binding protein; amino-acid sequence: MGTIHFIQQGKGGVGKSVVAVILYQTLTALGKDVAAFDTDPVNATLSSYAEFGVTSLDILKNDNIDARAFDQLLDELFYLPEQMHAIVDNGASSFVALGAYIKENALLSLLREQGHQVFFHTVITGGQALGDTLSGLKVLAEGFPDTPIVVWLNPYFGEIQRDGKGFEQFQIYQDFFSQFQAIITLPQGNKATIGKDLEELFAKRMSFKAGIDSSSSIAVRSRLNRYWQSLIAVVEQAGIA